In Rutidosis leptorrhynchoides isolate AG116_Rl617_1_P2 chromosome 2, CSIRO_AGI_Rlap_v1, whole genome shotgun sequence, one genomic interval encodes:
- the LOC139892134 gene encoding probable polyamine oxidase 4 yields MDFKDSISGAIASCIERQQSLKPSVIVIGSGISGISAAHVLNNAGFEVVLLESRDRIGGRIHTDYSFGCPVDMGASWLHGVCNENPLAPLIRQLGLALYRTSGDNSVLYDHDLESYMLFDKEGRQVHQQIVIEVGEAFKKILKETEKVRDENHHDLSVLQAISVVLERHPELRQEGLAYEVLQWYICRMEAWFAADLDMISLKNWDEENVLTGGHGLMVGGYYPVLKELAKDIDIRLNHRVTRISNGPNDVVVTVEGGKTFVADAAVITVPIGVLKANLIEFEPKLPEWKVSAISDLGFGNENKIALHFDNVFWPNVELLGTVAETSYSCGYFLNLHKATGHPVLVYMAAGRFAYDLEKLSEEEAANFAMLQLKKMFPEATQPVQYLVSRWGTDPNSLGCYSYDVVGKPTDIYDRLRAPLGNLFFGGEAVSMENQGSVHGAYSSGVAAAENCRKLLMERRGFLEKFQMVSFTNSILEAAFPLQISRM; encoded by the exons ATGGACTTCAAAGATTCGATTTCTG GCGCTATTGCATCGTGTATTGAGAGGCAACAGAGTTTAAAACCTTCTGTGATTGTGATTGGAAGTGGTATCTCAGGGATATCTGCTGCTCATGTGCTCAATAATGCTGGTTTTGAG GTGGTGTTATTGGAGTCGCGTGATAGAATCGGTGGTCGAATTCACACTGATTACTCATTTGGTTGCCCAGTGGATATGGGAGCATCATG GTTACATGGTGTCTGCAATGAAAATCCTTTGGCCCCATTGATACGTCAATTGGGACTTGCATTATATCGGACAAGTGGTGACAACTCAGTTCTATATGACCATGATTTGGAGAG CTATATGCTTTTTGACAAGGAAGGTCGTCAAGTTCATCAACAGATAGTTATTGAAGTTGGTGAAGCTTTTAAGAAAATACTCAAGGAG ACTGAAAAGGTGAGGGATGAAAACCACCATGATCTTTCCGTTCTTCAAGCAATATCAGTTGTATTGGAAAGACATCCTGAATTAAG ACAAGAGGGACTGGCTTACGAAGTGCTGCAGTGGTACATATGCAGAATGGAAGCTTGGTTTGCGGCTGATTTAGATATGATATCTCTAAAAAACTGGGATGAG GAAAACGTCCTCACTGGTGGACATGGGCTTATGGTAGGGGGTTACTACCCTGTTCTTAAGGAACTGGCGAAGGATATTGATATCCGTTTAAATCACAG GGTGACAAGGATATCAAACGGGCCCAACGATGTGGTAGTTACAGTTGAGGGTGGGAAAACATTTGTTGCAGATGCTGCAGTTATTACAGTCCCTATCGGGGTATTAAAAGCTAACTTAATCGAATTTGAGCCTAAGTTACCTGAGTGGAAGGTCTCTGCCATATCAGATCTTGGATTTGGAAATGAAAATAAGATTGCATTACATTTTGATAATGTGTTTTGGCCCAACGTCGAGTTATTGGGCACGGTTGCTGAAACATCATATTCCTGTGGATATTTTTTAAATTTACACAAGGCAACGGGCCATCCTGTCCTTGTGTATATGGCGGCTGGAAGATTTGCTTATGACCTTGAAAAGCTATCTGAAGAAGAAGCTGCTAATTTTGCAATGTTGCAACTCAAAAAGATGTTCCCAGAAGCCACTCAGCCA GTTCAGTATCTAGTGTCACGTTGGGGAACGGACCCGAACTCGCTTGGATGCTACTCGTACGACGTAGTAGGGAAACCAACGGATATATACGACAGGCTTCGTGCTCCGTTGGGTAATTTGTTTTTTGGAGGTGAAGCAGTGAGCATGGAAAATCAGGGATCTGTGCACGGAGCGTACTCGTCTGGTGTTGCTGCTGCAGAAAATTGCCGTAAGCTTCTTATGGAGCGGCGTGGTTTCTTGGAGAAGTTCCAAATGGTGTCTTTCACTAATTCGATTCTTGAAGCTGCGTTTCCTCTTCAAATATCGAGGATGTAG
- the LOC139892135 gene encoding protein DJ-1 homolog D — protein MAASPKKKVLMLCGDYMEDAEVMVPFQALQAYGLSVDAVCPNKKSGDICRTAIHQSSGHQTYFESRGHNFALNANFDEIDSTTYDGLVLPGGRAPEYLAMNESVQQLVKYFVKSGKPIASICHGQLILAAADVVKGKKVTAYSAVGPVLVAAGAHWVEPDTLASCTVDGNIVTGATYHGHAEYIRHFIKALGGTVTGSDKRILFLCGDYMEDYEVLVPYQSLEALGCHVDAVCPNKNAGDTCPTAVHDFEGDQTYSEKPGHNFKLTTNFNDVDASSYDGLVIPGGRAPEYLALNRDVINLVKHFMEAGKPVASICHGQQILSAAGVLKGKKCTAYPAVKLNVVLGGGTWLEPEPIDRCYTDGNLVTGAAWPGHPQFIAQFMSLLGVQVSF, from the exons ATGGCTGCGAGTCCAAAGAAGAAGGTACTGATGTTATGTGGCGATTACATGGAAGACGCTGAG GTGATGGTTCCATTTCAAGCATTACAAGCATACGGATTAAGTGTTGATGCTGTTTGTCCAAATAAAAAATCTGGAGATATTTGTCGCACTGCTATTCATCAATCTTCTGGTCACCAG ACGTACTTTGAGTCACGTGGTCACAACTTCGCTCTCAATGCAAATTTTGATGAGATTGATTCAACCACATACGACGGCTTGGTTCTACCAGGAGGGCGTGCACCTGAATACCTTGCAATGAATGAATCTGTGCAACAACTTGTGAAATATTTTGTAAAATCTGGAAAACCAATTGCTTCCATTTGTCATGGACAACTTATCTTGGCTGCTGCTGATGTAGTTAAAGGCAAAAAAGTTACAGCATATTCTGCTGTGGGACCCGTGCTCGTTGCTGCTGGTGCTCATTGGGTTGAACCTGATACATTGGCATCATGCACTGTTGATGGTAATATAGTTACTGGAGCTACATACCATGGTCATGCTGAGTATATTCGCCATTTTATCAAAGCATTAGGAGGCACTGTAACTGGTTCGGACAAACGGATTCTATTCCTTTGTGGA GATTATATGGAAGACTATGAGGTACTTGTTCCATACCAGTCTCTTGAAGCACTTGGATGCCATGTCGATGCGGTTTGTCCGAACAAAAACGCGGGTGATACATGCCCGACAGCTGTCCATGATTTCGAGGGGGACCAAACATACAGTGAGAAACCGGGCCATAATTTCAAACTAACAACAAACTTCAACGATGTCGATGCTTCAAGCTACGATGGGCTTGTGATTCCAGGTGGTCGTGCTCCAGAATACCTCGCGTTAAACCGAGATGTTATTAATTTGGTGAAACATTTTATGGAGGCTGGAAAGCCAGTTGCATCCATCTGCCATGGCCAACAGATACTTTCTGCTGCTGGTGTTCTCAAG GGTAAAAAATGTACTGCATATCCCGCTGTGAAACTGAATGTGGTATTGGGTGGTGGGACCTGGTTGGAACCCGAGCCAATAGATCGTTGCTATACCGATGGAAACCTAGTAACTGGAGCAGCTTGGCCAGGGCATCCTCAGTTCATCGCGCAGTTCATGTCGTTGCTTGGTGTGCAGGTAAGTTTCTAA
- the LOC139889046 gene encoding DEAD-box ATP-dependent RNA helicase 16 produces the protein MSNTDENHNEQAEEVEVGFEQLGLDPRLIRALTKKNILKPTPIQQTGIPLILEGKDVVARAKTGSGKTFAYLLPLLQKLLSDNTVTTSSSSSSSLPSLVAPTAIILVPSRELCQQVYSEVLSLIEFCRVQLKVVQLTGEPSFSEMASALSGPPHIFVSTPACVQRCLSSGVLKAKSIQDSLSILILDEADLLFTYGYEKNLKDLKAHIPKKCQCLLMSATSSDDVESLKKLYLHNPYILTLPEVDGKDEIVPKSVQQFWIQCSDRDKLLYILAILKLDLVQKKVLIFTNTIDMSFRLKLFLEQFGIKSAVLNAELPVNSRLHILEGFNAGLFDYLIATDDSDSKEKEQTDGDNQVDRKKSKKHKKRKSDVEFGVVRGIDFKNVHTVINFDMPATAAGYVHRIGRTGRAYNTGQSVSIVSPEEMEVFEEIKLFLGENEDNDLTSVAPFPLLEKNAVENLRYRAEDVARSVTKIAVKEARAQDLRNEILNSEKLKAHFQENPRDLDLLKHDKLLSKKAPALHLRDVPEYLQDPTTQQASKFVKLTRAAIGKTDNNNNRGFKGGRSKKAGDPLKTFSAQTKGMKRKSKDKEFGPKQKKKQDV, from the exons ATGTCAAACACCGATGAAAATCATAACGAACAAGCAGAAGAAGTAGAAGTGGGGTTCGAACAACTTGGTTTAGACCCTCGTTTAATTCGTGCCCTAACTAAGAAAAACATCCTTAAACCAACCCCAATTCAACAGACTGGAATCCCactaatcctt GAGGGGAAAGATGTAGTAGCTCGAGCTAAAACAGGGTCTggtaaaacatttgcatacttacTTCCATTACTTCAAAAGCTCTTATCAGATAATACTGttactacatcatcatcatcatcatcatcattaccatcATTAGTAGCTCCTACTGCTATCATCCTTGTACCCTCACGTGAGCTTTGCCAACAA GTTTATTCAGAGGTGTTGTCATTGATTGAGTTTTGTAGAGTTCAGTTGAAAGTAGTTCAGTTGACTGGTGAACCAAGTTTTTCTGAAATG GCGAGTGCGTTATCAGGGCCTCCACATATATTTGTTTCTACACCTGCTTGTGTTCAAAGGTGCTTGTCATCTGGCGTTCTTAAAGCCAAGTCTATTCAAGATTCTCTTTCTATCCTTATTCTTGATGAG GCAGATCTTCTTTTCACTTACGGGTACGAGAAGAATCTCAAAGATCTAAAGGCTCATATTCCTAAAAAATGTCAATGTCTTCTCATGTCTGCTACATCAAG TGATGATGTTGAAAGTTTGAAGAAGCTTTATCTACACAATCCTTACATTCTTACGTTGCCCGAAGTTGATGGAAAAGATGAGATAGTCCCCAAAAGTGTTCAGCAATTTTGG ATACAATGCAGTGATCGAGATAAGCTTCTTTACATCCTCGCAATTTTGAAGTTGGATCTTGTACAAAAGAAAGTCTTGATATTCACAAATACAATCGACATGAGTTTCAGACTAAAATTGTTTCTTGAGCAG TTTGGTATAAAATCTGCTGTCTTAAATGCGGAGTTGCCTGTAAACTCAAGGCTACATATACTTGAG GGATTCAATGCGGGGCTCTTTGATTATTTGATTGCAACTGATGATAGTGACTCGAAAGAGAAGGAACAAACTGATGGAGATAACCAGGTTGATAGAAAAAAGTCGAAGAAACATAAGAAGCGCAAATCGGATGTTGAGTTTGGTGTTGTTAGAGGCATAGACTTCAAAAATGTTCACACG GTCATAAATTTTGATATGCCTGCAACTGCTGCAGGATATGTACATCGCATTGGGAGAACTGGAAGAGCGTATAATACgggtcaatctgtttcaatt gtTTCGCCTGAAGAAATGGAGGTTTTTGAAGAAATTAAGTTGTTTTTGGGAGAAAATGAAGATAATGATTTGACATCCGTTGCTCCCTTTCCACTTCTTGAGAAGAACGCAGTGGAGAATTTACGATATAGAGCTGAG GACGTTGCAAGGAGTGTGACAAAAATTGCTGTCAAAGAAGCGCGAGCGCAGGATCTTCGCAATGAAATTCTCAATTCTGAAAA GTTGAAAGCTCATTTTCAAGAAAACCCACGAGATTTAG ATCTTCTGAAGCATGACAAGCTTCTGAGCAAGAAAGCACCTGCGCTTCATCTTCGGGATGTGCCTGAGTATTTGCAAGATCCGACAACTCAACAAGCAAGCAAGTTTGTTAAACTTACTAGAGCCGCAATCGGAAAAACTGACAACAATAACAACCGGGGATTCAAGGGTGGTAGATCCAAAAAGGCTGGAGATCCTCTTAAGACATTTTCTGCGCAA ACGAAAGGGATGAAGAGGAAGTCCAAAGACAAGGAGTTTGGACCTAAGCAGAAAAAGAAGCAAGATGTATGA